The DNA region TGGGGCAAGCTGGGACGTGACAACCTGTTCCTGCTCAGTCAGATGGAGTCAAACGACGATATTGATGCCTTTGTGGATGTTGAGCCGGACAACCTGCTGCACTGCATGCAGCACGATCTTCTCAATCTGCAGGACAACGCCATCATCGGACTGAATGCAGCGGAACTGGCGCACAGCGATCGTAAGCGTTGCCTGGATCCGGACGATCGCTCCATTGCGGTTCAGGTCTGCCACAGCGCCCAGCGAGAGGTCGAAGTTCTGCAGGATCATCTGCTGGCGATGATGGAGGCCGATCCCGACTTAAAAGCGCGTGACATTATCGTCATGGTTGCCGATATCGACGCCTATGCGCCCTTCATCCAGGCGGTATTTGCCAACGCGCCAGCCGACCGTTACCTGCCTTTTGCCATTTCTGACCGTCGTGCCAGTCAGGCCCATCCGGCCATCGTGGCGTTTCTGCAACTGCTGGCGTTGCCGGACAGCCGGTTCGTCTCGGAGGATGTGCTGGCGCTGCTGGATGTGCCGGCGCTGGCTGCCCACTTTTCCATTGATGAAAGCGGGCTGCGTTTGCTGCGGCGCTGGGTCAGCGAGTCCGGCGTACGCTGGGGACTGGATGACGCCAGCGTGGAAGCGCTCGCCCTGCCGATTACCGGCCAGCACACCTGGCGTTTTGGCCTGCAGCGTATGCTGCTGGGGTATGCGATGGAGAGTCACAACGGTGACTGGGAAGGGATCCTGCCTTATGACGAGTCGAGTGGCCTGGTGGGCGAGCTGGCGGGTCATCTGGCAGAGCTGCTTTCGCGGCTGAATGACTGGCGACAGCGGCTGGCGGAATCCCGGCCGCTGTCGGAGTGGCTGCCCCTGTGCCGTGAACTGCTCAACGCCTTTTTCAGTCCCGATGCCGAAACCGAGGCCGCACTGCTGCTGGTTGAAGAGCAGTGGCAGCAGCTGATCGACTACGGCATGGCGGCGCGGTTTGAAGAGGCGATTCCGGTGGCGCTGCTGCGCGACGATCTGCGCAGCCGGCTTGACCAGCAGCGCATCAGTCAGCGTTTCCTGGCCGGACAGATTAACTTCTGTACCCTGATGCCGATGCGCTCTATTCCTTTCCAGCTGGTCTGTCTGCTGGGGATGAACGACGGTGTCTATCCCCGCACGCTGGCCCCGCTGGGCTTCGATTTAATGCAGCAACAGTCCCGCAAAGGCGACCGCAGCCGCCGGGATGATGACCGTTATCTCTTTCTGGAGGCGATGATCTCTGCACAGCGGCAGCTCTATATCAGCTATATCGGCCGGGCGATTCAGGATAATACGGAACGCTACCCCTCTGTGCTGGTCACAGAGTTGCTGGATTACATCGGACAGAGTTTCTATCTGGAGGGTGACGGCCATCTGGAGCTGGATGAGAGTGCGGAACGGGTGCGGATGCACCTGCAGCATCTGCACAGCCGGATGCCGTTTGATGCGGAGAACTTCCAGCCCGCTGCCCGGTTGCAGAGTTTTGCCCGCGAGTGGCTGCCTGCCGCGCAGAAGGCGGGGCAGCCCCAGCCCGACTTTGTGCAGCCGCTGACTGCTCCGGTGATCGAAACGCTGACGCTGGAGGCGTTTCTGCGCTTCTGGCGGCATCCGGTGCGCGCCTGGTTCCACCAGCGGCTTGGCGTCAGCTTCTGGCTGGAGGAGAACGAACTGCCCGACAGCGAGCCTTTTGCGCTCGACAACCTCGAACGTTATCAGATCAATGCACAGCTGCTGAATGCGCTGGTCGAAGGTGACGATACAGAGCGGCTCTACGCATATCATCGTGCGGCCGGTAATCTGCCCTATGGCGCGTTCGGTGAGCTGTTCTGGCAGGCGCAGCGCGAGGAGATGCAGGAAGTCGCTGCGGAAGTGGTCACGCAGCGCAGCGACGGCGAGAGCTGGGAGGTCAATCTGCAGCTGGAGCAGGTCAGTTTAACCGGCTGGCTGACGCAGGTGCAGGATGACGGACTGCTGCGCTGGCGGCCCGGCGTGCTCAACATGAACGACGGACTGTTACTCTGGCTGGAGCACCTGGTCTACTGCGCACTGGGCGGCACCGGCAGCAGCCGGATGTTTGGCCGTCAGAAGAGCCGCTGGACGTTCCTGGCGGTGCCGCAGGCGGAGGCCACTGCGGCGCTGAACGCGTATGTCGCGGGCTATCTGGCCGGAATGCGTCAGCCGCTGATGCTGCTTAATAAAAGCGGAGGCGTCTGGCTCACCGCCAGCTATGACAAAAAAAGTCAGCAGCTGCTTACCGATGAAGCGACGCAGCTTAAAGCGCGTAATCGCCTGCTGACCGCCTGGCAGGGTAACTATCAGGTGGAAGGAGAGGGAGGCGACCCCTATCTGCAGCGTCTCTGCCGGGTGCTGGATGAGGCGCAGCTGCAGCAGATCGCTGAGGCGGCACAGCGCTGGTATCTACCGGTGCTGATGGCGCATCAGGACGACGAATAACCGGTCAGCACACGAATTTATTACACAGCAATTTTGCTCTGCTTTGAGCCGCCGGGTCAGAAATTGGCGGCTTATCGGGAAACGAGAGGAGTTTACATGCGGGTATACGCACGCTGGATAGCGGCGCTGATGTTCGGCCTGACGGCCTGCACGGTTCTGGCGGAGGCCTCAGCAGGCTGGCAGCCGGTGAATGAAACCATTCGCAAAAGTGAACAGGATCCGCGCCATTACCAGGCGATCCGGCTGGATAACGGCATGACGGTGTTGCTGGTTTCCGATCCGGTCGCGCCAAAATCCCTGGCCGCGCTGACGCTGCCGATTGGATCGCTGGACGATCCCGATCAGCAGGCCGGGCTGGCGCACTACCTGGAACATATGGTGCTGATGGGATCAACGCACTACCCGCAGCCGGACAACCTGGCCGAATTCCTGAAAAAGCATGGCGGCAGTCACAACGCCAGTACCGCCTCGTATCGCACCGCTTTCTATCTGGAGGTGGAAAATGATTCGCTGGCGCCTGCGGTTGATCGGCTGGCCGATGCGGTGGCTGCGCCGCTGCTGGATCCGGTTAACGCCGATCGGGAACGTCATGCCGTCAACGCCGAGCTGACGATGGCGCGCTCGCGCGACGGGCTGCGTATGGCGCAGGTCGGCGCGGAAACCCTGAACCCGGCGCATCCGGCGTCGCGTTTTTCGGGCGGCAACCTCGATACCCTGAAAGATAAACCGGGCAGTAAGCTGCACCAGGCGCTGCTGGATTTCTACCACACCCATTACTCCGCCAACCTGATGAAGGCCGTTATCTACAGCAATAAGCCGTTGCCGGAGATGGCGGCGATTGCGGTGAAAACCTTTGGCCGGGTGCCGAATCATGATGCCAGCGTGCCGGCAATCACGGTGCCGGTAGTGACCGATGCGCAGCAGGGCATCATCATTCACTACGTTCCGGCCCAGCCGCGCAAGCAGCTTAAGATTGAGTTTCGCATCGCCAACAACAGCGATCGCTTTCGCAGCAAAACTGACACGCTCATCAGCTATCTGATCAGCAACCGCAGCAAAAACACGCTCACCGACTGGCTGCAGAAACAGGGGCTGGCCGACGGCGTCAACGCGGGTGCTGACCCGATGACCGAGCGTAACAGCGGCGTCTTTGCCATTACCGCCTCCCTGACCGACAAAGGTCTGGCGCAGCGTGACGAAGTGGTGGCGGCGATTTTCAGCTACATCAATCTGCTGCGTCAGCAGAGCGACGATAAGCGCTACTTCGATGAAGTGTCGCACGTTCTGGCGCTGGATTTCCGCTATCCCTCCATCACCCGCGATATGGATTACATCGAGTGGCTGGTGGATACCATGCTGCGCGTCCCGGTTGAACATACGCTGGATGCCCCCTATCTGGCGGACCAGTATGACGCGGCCGCGATACACGCCCGGCTGGAAGAGATGACGCCGCAGCATGCGCGCATCTGGTACATCAGCCCGCAGGAGCCACACGATAAAAAGGCCTATTTCGTTGAAGCACCTTATCAGGTGGAGAAAATCACGCCAGCCACCTTCGCTGACTGGCAGCAACGCGCCAGCCAGATCACCCTGGCGATGCCGGTACTGAACCCCTATATTCCGGATGATTTCACCCTGATGCCGTCCGATGGCAAAACCTACACCCATCCGGTCAGGCTGGATAACAAAGACGGGATGCGGATTTACTGGATGCCCAGCCGCTACTATGCCAGCGAGCCGAAAGCCGCGATCACCCTGGCGCTGCGCAATCAGCACGCCATCAGCGACGCCCGTCAGCAGGTCCTGTTCGGGCTGAATGACTACCTTTCCAGCCTGGCGCTGGATGAGCTGAACTCGCAGGCTTCGGTCGGCGGCATCAGTTTCTCAACCGGCGAAGATGAAGGGCTGGTATTCAGTGCCAACGGATTTACTCAGCGTCTGCCGACGCTGCTGAAGAAGCTGGTGGAAGGGTATGCGCATTTCCAGCCGACAGAGCAGCAACTGGAGCAGGCCAAATCCTGGTATCTGGAGCGGCTCGACGCGGCGGAAAAAGGCAAGGCGTTTGAGCAGGCCATTCAGCCGATGCAGCTGCTGTCACAGCTGCCCTATACCCAGCGTGAAACCCGCCGCAGGCTGGTGAGTGGGATCTCACTCCAGGATGTCACCGGCTACCGCGATGCGCTGTTCCGTGATGCGACGCCGGAGATGATGGTGGTAGGCAATC from Pantoea deleyi includes:
- the recC gene encoding exodeoxyribonuclease V subunit gamma: MFHVYHSNQLDVLKILAAAVIKHDPLDDPFAAEMILVQSPGMAQWLQMELAQTFGIAANIEFPLPASFIWEMFVRVLPGIPPESAFSKASMGWKLMHRLPVMLEQEAFTSLRHYLHDDGDKRKLFQLSSRVADLFDQYLVYRADWLNSWERGETIEGLGEAQRWQAALWRDLVSYTEALGQPEWHRANLYARFIQTLEQAKSTPDNLPKRVFICGISALPPVYLQALQALGRHIDIHLLFTNPCRDYWGDIQDYAFLAKLQSRQRRRHGADETRALFRDAEQAPALFNDAGEQQLTNPLLASWGKLGRDNLFLLSQMESNDDIDAFVDVEPDNLLHCMQHDLLNLQDNAIIGLNAAELAHSDRKRCLDPDDRSIAVQVCHSAQREVEVLQDHLLAMMEADPDLKARDIIVMVADIDAYAPFIQAVFANAPADRYLPFAISDRRASQAHPAIVAFLQLLALPDSRFVSEDVLALLDVPALAAHFSIDESGLRLLRRWVSESGVRWGLDDASVEALALPITGQHTWRFGLQRMLLGYAMESHNGDWEGILPYDESSGLVGELAGHLAELLSRLNDWRQRLAESRPLSEWLPLCRELLNAFFSPDAETEAALLLVEEQWQQLIDYGMAARFEEAIPVALLRDDLRSRLDQQRISQRFLAGQINFCTLMPMRSIPFQLVCLLGMNDGVYPRTLAPLGFDLMQQQSRKGDRSRRDDDRYLFLEAMISAQRQLYISYIGRAIQDNTERYPSVLVTELLDYIGQSFYLEGDGHLELDESAERVRMHLQHLHSRMPFDAENFQPAARLQSFAREWLPAAQKAGQPQPDFVQPLTAPVIETLTLEAFLRFWRHPVRAWFHQRLGVSFWLEENELPDSEPFALDNLERYQINAQLLNALVEGDDTERLYAYHRAAGNLPYGAFGELFWQAQREEMQEVAAEVVTQRSDGESWEVNLQLEQVSLTGWLTQVQDDGLLRWRPGVLNMNDGLLLWLEHLVYCALGGTGSSRMFGRQKSRWTFLAVPQAEATAALNAYVAGYLAGMRQPLMLLNKSGGVWLTASYDKKSQQLLTDEATQLKARNRLLTAWQGNYQVEGEGGDPYLQRLCRVLDEAQLQQIAEAAQRWYLPVLMAHQDDE
- the ptrA gene encoding pitrilysin, encoding MRVYARWIAALMFGLTACTVLAEASAGWQPVNETIRKSEQDPRHYQAIRLDNGMTVLLVSDPVAPKSLAALTLPIGSLDDPDQQAGLAHYLEHMVLMGSTHYPQPDNLAEFLKKHGGSHNASTASYRTAFYLEVENDSLAPAVDRLADAVAAPLLDPVNADRERHAVNAELTMARSRDGLRMAQVGAETLNPAHPASRFSGGNLDTLKDKPGSKLHQALLDFYHTHYSANLMKAVIYSNKPLPEMAAIAVKTFGRVPNHDASVPAITVPVVTDAQQGIIIHYVPAQPRKQLKIEFRIANNSDRFRSKTDTLISYLISNRSKNTLTDWLQKQGLADGVNAGADPMTERNSGVFAITASLTDKGLAQRDEVVAAIFSYINLLRQQSDDKRYFDEVSHVLALDFRYPSITRDMDYIEWLVDTMLRVPVEHTLDAPYLADQYDAAAIHARLEEMTPQHARIWYISPQEPHDKKAYFVEAPYQVEKITPATFADWQQRASQITLAMPVLNPYIPDDFTLMPSDGKTYTHPVRLDNKDGMRIYWMPSRYYASEPKAAITLALRNQHAISDARQQVLFGLNDYLSSLALDELNSQASVGGISFSTGEDEGLVFSANGFTQRLPTLLKKLVEGYAHFQPTEQQLEQAKSWYLERLDAAEKGKAFEQAIQPMQLLSQLPYTQRETRRRLVSGISLQDVTGYRDALFRDATPEMMVVGNLSAESVIQLGHELREQMQSHAPRHWPSRFVTLNKPLKANLQQQGSSTDSALAALYVPLGYSEYQSMANSAMLSQIVQPWFYNQLRTKEQLGYAVFAFQMPVGRQWGVGFLLQSNSRQPGWLLQRYQAFYPQAEKRLRSMSQADFVQYQQAMINDLQQRPQTLYEEADRFSRDFDRQNDRFDTRQKMIEQVQQLTPIGLADFFRRAVIEHKGMVMISQIAGTGNGKTEFARQPGWKTWAEVAKLQQSLPVKSETP